From the Lathyrus oleraceus cultivar Zhongwan6 chromosome 4, CAAS_Psat_ZW6_1.0, whole genome shotgun sequence genome, one window contains:
- the LOC127073243 gene encoding ABA-responsive protein ABR18-like, translating to MGVFTYENDTTSTVPPAKLFKAVVHDADLIVPKVVDSIKTVEIVEGNGGPGTVKKLTFVEGGQTLYVLHKVEAIDDAKLEYNYSIVGGVGISDIVEKISFEAKLFEGPNGGSVGKMIVKYHTKGDAKPIEKEVEEGKAKGDALFKAIEAYVLANPNYN from the coding sequence ATGGGTGTTTTCACATATGAGAATGATACCACCTCTACCGTCCCTCCTGCCAAGCTCTTCAAAGCTGTTGTGCATGATGCTGATCTCATCGTTCCAAAGGTTGTTGATTCAATCAAAACTGTTGAGATCGTTGAAGGAAATGGTGGCCCTGGCACTGTCAAGAAGCTCACTTTTGTTGAAGGAGGACAGACCTTGTACGTGTTGCACAAAGTTGAAGCCATTGATGATGCAAAGTTGGAATATAATTACAGTATAGTTGGAGGAGTCGGTATATCAGACATAGTTGAGAAGATATCATTTGAGGCCAAATTGTTTGAAGGTCCAAATGGAGGATCTGTTGGAAAGATGATTGTTAAATATCATACAAAAGGAGATGCTAAGCCGATTGAAAAGGAAGTTGAGGAAGGCAAAGCTAAGGGTGATGCTCTTTTCAAAGCCATTGAGGCTTACGTTTTGGCCAATCCTAATTACAATTAA